The following is a genomic window from Opitutus sp. ER46.
CAGGCTGTGCGCGTCCACCGGCATGTCCGGCCAGTGCCCGACATATTTCTGAAAGCCTTCGGCGAACCACCAGGGGAAGCTCACCGCCATGTCGTCCACGGTCTCCCCAAAGTCCCGCCGCGAGAGGGCCGCGCCCATCTCGCCGCTGCAGCTCGCGAAGGTCAGCGCGAACCGCGGGTCCAGCGCGCTCGCCCACAACGCCGTTTTGCCCAGCCGCGAATGCCCGATCAGCGCGACGCGGCTCCCGTCCACCCGCGCGTCCGCGGACAACTCGTCCAGCACCCGGCTCGCCGCCCAGGACCAGACCGTGATCGTCCCCCACTCGCCCGGCCCCGGCCGCGTCTGCCCGGGCGCATACGCGAGCGCCTGCACGCCACGCGCGTGCGTCTCCTTGTTGTCCGGCTGCACTTCGCCGTAACGGAAAGTCGCATACCCGTAGCCGCGCGCCAGGATCTCGGCCACCGGTCCGGTTTCGCTGAACGCCCGGCCGGATTTCGCGAACGCCGGCGGCAGCGGCGGCTCCGGCACCTCGCTCGGCAGGCCGCGGAAGAACACCACATGCAGCAGCACCGGCACCGGCTGCTTCGCCGCCGCCGGCAGGTACAGTACCACGTCCGCCTTCGGGCCCGTTTCGTCCGGCCCGAAGTTCAGGACCACGTGTTTCCGCACCGCCGCGCCATTCTCCACCGGCACGTTGTCCGACAGCACCGTCGCCCGGGCGCGTGGCGCCCGCTCCGGCACACGGCCAAAGATTTCCTGCTCATACGCCGCCCGGACCTCCGCCCGCCGGTGCTGTGACCACGCCGCCGCAGCCGTCACCGGCCGGCCACTCCGATCCACCAGCAAGGGCGGCAGCGTGTAGGACCCCACCTTGGTCTCGTCGTAGTTGGAGACATGGCCCGTCGCGGCCCGCCGGAGCGGACCAGGCTCCTTCGGCTCCCCGGTCGTTCCCGCCGGAGCCTCCGCCGCTCCGGCCATCCCGGCCGATGCCACCATCGCCACCGTCGCTCCGATCCCCAGCCAGGCTCGCAGGTTCATGGCGCGGAATACACTGCGACATCGCGACCGCCGCAACCGGGAATCCAGCCCCGCCCTTCCCGGTCTGCGCATATCTTGCGCAACCGGAAGTCAGCCTGCTAATCCCGCCCAAATACCAGCCGAGGTTTGTCGGCCCGCGCATCGCGCCCATACTGGAGGGCAACCCCGACCACGCCATGAATCCCTTGCCGGTTTTCGAGAAGGCGGAGGCGTACCTCAATGTCCACCTCGGCCACACGGGCCCAGGCGGTGCCATCAAGGCTCCCGGCCCTTTTGTCACCCTCTCCCGTGAGTCCGGCGCCGGCGGCTCCGCTGTCGCGCGCGCCATCGTTGCCCAGCTCCACGAACCCGATCCCCGCGCCCCGCACTGGGCCGTCTATTCGGCCAACCTCATCGACGAGATGCTGCTGAGCGCCGGCCTTCCGCCGCGGCTCGCCCGGTTCCTGCCCGAGGACCGCACTTCAGAGATCCAGGCCACGATTGGTGAGATCATCGGGCTCCACCCGAATCTTTGGAGCCTCATCGACAAGACCAACGAGCTCATCCGCCGGCTCGCCCGCGATGGCCACGCCATCTTCCTCGGCCGCGGCGCCAACTTCGCCACCGCGAGCATCCCCAACGGCGTGCACGTCCGCCTGGTCGCACCTGTCGCCATTCGCGCCGAGCGTACCGCCCGCTGGCTCGGCGTCGATCCGACCACCGCCGCGATGCACAACAGCCGCCGCGACGCCGCCCGCGCCCGCTACGTCCAGTCCAACTTCAACACCGACGTCGCCAGCCCGAGCGAGTACGACCTCGTCATCAACACCGGCACCATCCCCGCCGAGACCGCGGGCGAGATCATCGCCGGCTTCGTCCGCGCTCACACCACCGCCACGATGTCCACCGCACCGGCCGCCACCGCGGGAAGCGCCGCCTCGGCGACTCCGGTGTCGCTCCGCTGAGTCTTCGCCGCCGGGCGTTCCGCGCCTCCGTCCCATCGAGCCAAGGACGGCGGGCTGGAGCGCCGCATCCTCATTTTTTCCCGCCCGGGGACGCTGCCGGAATCTTGTCCGGCAGCGCGATAACTAGCCAGATTTGGCTAGTTACATGAGATAACTAGCCAGATCTGGCTAGTTATCTCCGTGGTACCCATTCGCGCCTCCCTTTCCCGAGACCGTGCGGCGCACGGCTGCCGCGGGGCCTGGGCGCGAAAACCAGCGCCGCCTTTTTTTGTGGTGCCCGCCCTCCCGGCACTGCGATTCTGCGGCGCCTCAACTTCCCCGTGTCTTCGATCTTCTCCCGCGAAAACATCTTCCGCTGGCTGCTGGGAATCGCCTGCTTCGCCGCGGTCATTTTCTTTTTCAGTCCCTCCTGGGGCGCCTTCACGCTGTGGTCCCGCGTGCCTGAGATGGGTGGCATGCTGGAGGTGCGCCGCGGCGTCTCCGTTCTCGCCCAGGCCGCCCACCCCGGCGCGGAGATCGCCGACCCGCTCCACCGCGCGATCCAGTGGCGGCTCCTGTTTCCCGTCGTCGGCTACGCGCTGAACCTGTCGCCCACGCTCCTCTTCGGTCTCGCCCACGTCGGCTGCGTCGCGGTCCTCGGCTTCCTGGTCAGCCTCCTGCGCCGCCACGGCTACACTTGGACCGACGCCGCTCTCGCCACCCTCGCCCTCGGCGCCGGCTCCTGGTTCTTTGTCTCGACCGGCTGGCTCGGCTATTACGACTCCTGGCTCGCCCTCGGTCTCCTGCTCGTCGCGTTCGGCCGCCACCCTTGGACCGTCTGGGCCGCCTGCCTGTGGGCGCCATGGGTCGACGAACGCTTCGTCATGGCCGCGCCGCTCGCGATCCTCTGCCGCTGGGTGCACGCCGCGCTCGCCCCTACCGTCACCACCTCGCCGGCCTTCTCCTGGCGCCGCGAACTCGCCATACCGGCCGCCCTTCTCGCCGGCTTTCTCGTCGTCCGCTTCGGGCTCCTCGCCGGCGCGTCCTCCAGCGGCGCAACCGTCTCCGGGTATTTCGCCGGCAAGAACTACCTCGATGCGCCGTTCTCCCGCATCCTGCTCGGCGTCTGGGATGGGCTCCGCGCCGGTTGGCTGTTCGTGATCGCCGCCGTCCTCCTCCTGCGGCGGTCGCCGACCCACGCCGCACTGCTCGGAGCGGGCGCGATCGTCTACGTGGGCATCGGTCTCGCCACCGCCCAGGACTACAGTCGGTCCATGACCATGCTCCTGCCCCTCGCCGCCCTGGGGCTCATCGTTCTTTTCCAGGAGAATCCGCCCTGGCGTGGCCCGGCGCTCGGCGTGGCCGCCGCCGCCGCGCTTCTCCTCCCCGCGCACCACGTGATGAACGACGCGGTCAACCCGATCTACTACCTGTACCACGAGCTCGCCGTCCTGAAGACGCCTCCCGCCGCCGCGATGCCCGAGCTCCGCGAACTCCACGCGATCCACGCGATGGAACAGGGCGACTACGCCCAGGCCGAGCAGGACCTCACGCTCGCGATCAAACTCGCCGCCAATCCCGCCTCCGCCGCCCGCCAGCGCGCCATGCTCTACGCCCGCGGCGGTCGCTGGCCGGAGGCCCGGCAGGACCTCGTCCTCGCCCTCGAGCACGAACCGGATCGCCCCGACACGTGGCTGCTCCGCTGCCAGGTTGACCTCGCGATGCACGACCTGACGTCCGCCCGCGCGAGTTTTGAGCGCGCCCGCGCCATCGCTCCCGCCAGCTGGACGCAACGCCCCGACGTTGCCCGCGTCGCCAACCTCCTCGCCCAGCAATCCGGCCGGCCATGACGTCGCGCACCTCCGCCCCCGGTACCGCGACCGCGCCCTGGTGGGACCGCTCCTCGCCTTGGTTGATCGTCCTCATCTTCGCCGCCGCCCTCGTGGCCTACTCGCCCGCGCTCTCGGCCGGCTTCATCTGGGACGACGCCGGCCACGTCACTCGCCCCGAGCTCAGGACGCTCGGCGGGCTGTACCGCATCTGGTTCGATTTCGGCGCCACGCAGCAGTACTACCCGCTCCTCCACTCCGCCTTCTGGCTGGAATCACACCTGTGGGGCGACGCGCCGTTCGGCTACCATCTCCTCAACGTCCTGCTGCATGCCACCGCCGCGTGCCTCTTCGCCACCGTCCTGCGTCGGCTCGCCGTTCCGGGCGCGTGGCTCGCCGCGCTGCTTTTCACCCTGCATCCGGTCGCCGCCGAGTCCGTCGCCTGGGTCGCCGAACAGAAGAACACGCTCTCGCTCGTGTTCTACCTCTGCGCCGCGCTCGCGTATCTGCGGTTTGAGGACGATCGCCGGCCCGCGCGCTACGCCGTCGCCTCGCTGTGGTTCTTTGCCGCCCTCGCCACGAAGACCGTCACCGCCACGCTCCCCGCCGCCCTCCTCGTGCTCGCTTGGTGGCGCCGCGGCCGGATCGACGTCCGCCGCGACGTGCTGCCGCTGCTGCCTTGGTTCGCACTCGCCCTCGTCGGCGGGCTGCTCACCGCCTGGGCCGAACGCACCTTGATCGGCGCCCAGGGTGAGGGTTTCGGCCTCGGCCCCGTCGAACGCGTCCTCCTCGCCGGTCGCGTCGTCTGGTTCTACCTCCTGCAGCTCCTCTGGCCCGCCAACCTGGTGTTCATCTACCCGCGCTGGACGGTCGATGCCGCGTCCGCCTGGCAATACCTCTTCCCGCTCGCCGCCGTCGGCCTCGCCGTTGCCCTGCTGCTCACGCGCCGACGCGGGCAGCTCGCCGCCTACCTGCTGTTTGGCGGCGCACTCTTCCCCGCCCTCGGGTTCGTGAACGTGTACCCGTTCCTCTTTTCGTACGTGGCCGACCACTTCCAGTACCTCGCCAGCCTGGCGGTGCACGCCACGCTCGGGGTCGGCCTGACCCTCGCCCTTGCCCGCTGGCGCGCCGCGACGCTCGGCGGCTTCGCCGTCCTGCTCCTCGCGCTCGGTTTCCTCACCAGCCGCCAGAGCGCGAACTTCCGCGACAACCTCACGCTCTTCAGCGCCACGCTGGAACGAAACCCCGACTCCTGGATGGTGCGCAATAACCTCGCCGAGGCGCTCGCCGCCGCCGGCCGCCACGAGGAAGCCATCCCCCATCTGCAGCGCGCCCTTCAGCTCCGCCCGGACTTTCCGCTCGCGGAGAACAATCTGGGCGACGACCTGCGCGTTCTCGGTCGCCTCAACGAGGCGATTCCTCATCTCGAGCGCGCCCTCAAGCTCCAGCCAAAGTTCGCCGAGGCGCACAACAATCTTGCGGCCGCACTCATGGTCGCCGGCCGCGCGGCCGAGGGCCTCGCGCACTTCCAGGAAGCCGTACGGCTCAAGCCCGGCTACGCCGTCGCCCACCGTAACCTCGGCCTCGCCCTCGCCACCGAGGGCCGCACCGCCGAGGCACTGCCCCACTTCGCAACCGCCGTCCGCCTCGATCCCACTGACGCCGAGGCCGAGCTCAACTGGGCCATCGCGCTCACGCTCTCCGATCAGTTCTCCGCCGCCGTCCCGCACTTCGAACGCGCCGCCCAACTCGCCCCCGCCGACGCCCGCGTGCCCATCACGTACGGCCGCGCCCTCGCGCGCGCCGGGCGCCACGCCGAAGCCGTCACCCGCTTTCGCGCCGCGCTCGAACTGGCGCCCACCGACGCCGACGCCTGGTACAATCTCGCGCTTTCCTGCCGCCAACTCGGCCGCGCCGGCGAGGCCGCCGAGGCCATGGCCAACGCGCAGCGGTACCGCGGCGCGCGCTGACTCGGCGCGGCGCGGCAGTCATCGCCGCGGCGCGCTCGGCCACGGTCGGCCGCGTGGGGCCGTCGCCGCACTCCGTGCCACTCCCGGCGGCATCCGCTTCCTCCGTGCGCGCCAAAACGAAGCGCGGCCATCCGGATTTCGGATGGCCGCGCCGTTGTGCGTGTGTGTCTGGCGTGTGGCAGCAGCGAGTAGACGGGTAGCGGGAGGATCGCGAAGGTCGGCTCAGAGCGCCGACTCGCCGCGCTCGTCGGTGCGAATCCGAATGACCTCCTCGAGCGGCACCACGAAGACCTTGCCGTCCCCGATCCGGCCCGTCTTGGCCGAGCCGACGATGGCCTCGATGGCGCGCGCCGCGAGTTCGTCGGGCACGGCCACCTCGATCTTCACCTTGGGCAGGAAGTCCACGGTGTACTCGGAGCCACGGTAGATTTCCGTGTGCCCCTTTTGGCGACCGAAGCCCTTCACTTCGGTCACGGTCATGCCCTCGACGCCGACGTCGGCCAGGGCGGACTTAACTTCCTCGAGTTTGAATGGTTTGATGATGGCGATGACGAATTTCATGAGAGTGGCGGGTTGGGGTTGATCAGGACTTCGGCTCGTAGATGTAGCCCTCTTCGCCGTGGTCGCTGAGGTCGAGGCCCTCCTGCTCGGCCTCGATCCCCGGGCGCAGCCCGATTGTCGCCTTGATCAGCACGCCGAGAATCGCGGTGGCCACCAGCGCAAGGGCAACGGTCAGGCCCATCGCCTTGAGCTGCTCGAGCCACAGGGTGTGGCCCACGACGTCTTTCAGATTGGTGTTCAGGTTTCCGTTGACCTGCGCGGTGGCGAAGAAGCCGGTGAGCAGCGCCCCGAGCGTGCCGCCCACGGCGTGCACGCCGAACGTGTCGAGCGCGTCGTCGTACTTCAGCAGCGCCTTCAGCTTGGTGCAGGCCAGGAACGGCACGATGCCGGCGAGGACGCCGAGCGGCACCGCCGCCGACATCGTGATGAAGCCGCAGGCCGGGGTCACCACGACCAGGCCGGCGACCGCACCGGAGCAGAGGCCGAGCACCGACGCCTTGCGGCGGGTGAGGTACTCGAGCACCGCCCACGAGAACGAGGCCACCGCGGTGGCGATCGTGGTCGTCGCGAAGGCGTTCGCTGCGACGCCGTCAGCCGCGACGGCCGAGCCGGCGTTGAAGCCGTACCAGCCCACCCAGAGCATGCCCGTGCCGACCATGCACAACACCAGGCTGTGCGGCGGCATCGGCGTCTTGCCGAAGCCGAGGCGCGGCCCGACGAGCACGCTCAGCAGCAGCGCCGACCAGCCCGACGACATGTGCACCACCGTGCCGCCGGCAAAGTCGATCGCCTTGATCGAGGCCCCCGCGTTCCAGACGCCGTTCATGAACCCGGTGACGCCCCACACCATGTGCGCGAGCGGGAAATACACCAGGAACAGCCAGCCGGTCATGAAGAGCATCAGCGCGGAAAACTTCATGCGCTCCGCGATCGCGCCGACAATCAGCGCCGGCGTGATGATCGCGAACATCAGCTGGTACATCGAGAAGACGTTCTGCGATACCCAGTACGAGTAGTCCGTGTTGGGCGCGCTATCCACGCCGCGCAGGAAGAAGAACTCCGACCCGCCCAGGAACGGGCTGTTGAAATTCTTGCCGAAAATGAGGCTGTAACCGAACGCCCACCACAGGATGGCCACGAGGCCGGCGAGCCCCAGGCACTGCGCCATGACGGAGAGCACGTTCTTGGTCCGCACGAGGCCGCCATAGAACAGCGCGAGGCCGGGCAGCGTCATGAACAGCACGAGCGCCGCGCTCGTCATCATCCACCCGTTGTGGCCCGGGCCGGGCACGCCCACCGACGGAGTCGTGAGCCCGGCCGGCACCGCGCCCGTGGCGTCCTTCAGCGCCGCCGTCGGGTCACCGTTCGTGAGGTAGGCTTCAAGACCAGCCACACGCTGCTCGAGCGTGGGCGCGGGAGCCGCGGGGGCGGCGGGGGCGGTTTCAGCGAACGCGGTCGCGCCCACGGCCAACAGCAGGCCGGCGGCAAGCAGACCACGTAAACAGGCAAGGCGGAGGAGTTTCATGGTGGAGAACTCCCCTCCATGAGCAGAATCGATGCCGAGGCGCCGAACCATGCATGTTTTTCGAATTTTCGCGCGTGCCGGCGCGTCGACAACGCCCCTCCCCCGCACGTCGCCAGACGACAAAAAAGCCGGACCACCCTCGGGCAGTCCGGCTGAAAGGGGGCCGACTTGAATCGGCTCAGAGCGCGGTCTCGCCGCGTTCGTCCGTGCGGATCCGAATGACCTCGTCGACCGGCACGACGAACACTTTGCCGTCGCCGATCTTGCCCGTCTTGGCGGCCTTGACGATCGCCTCGACGGCCTTGCCGGCAACTTCGTCGCTCACGGCGACCTCGATCTTCACCTTGGGCAGGAAATCAACCGTGTACTCGCTGCCGCGGTAGATCTCGGTGTGACCCTTCTGGCGTCCGAAGCCCTTGACCTCGGTAACCGTCATTCCCTCGATCCCGGCGGCGCTGAGGGCCTCCTTCACCTCTTCGAGTTTGAACGGCTTGATGATGGCGATGATGAGTTTCATGCGAAATGGGTGGCTGTGGCTGCGTTGAGAAATCGGGTGGAGAGCAGTGTGGCAACCGATACTGCGGGCGCAAGAAATCGTTCCTCCGCCCGCCTTCGGTCACACGGGGTGGTTATTTATGGGCGGGCGAGAAATCGGGGTAGGCCTCGTTGCCATGTTCGCCGATGTCGAGTCCCTCCCTCTCCTCCTCCGCGCTCACGCGGATGCCCATGGTGGCCTTGAGCAGGAACCAGAGCACGAGCGAGACGATGAACACGAAGACGCCCACGACTGCGATGCCCTTGAGTTGCACGAGAGTCTGGGCCAGCACGCCCCATTTCTCAGCCGGGATCACCTGCCCGTCCGCGCCCACCGGCGGCAGCGCCGCGATCGTCGAGGCGATGTCGTAGTTGTAGAACAACCCCAGGGCCAGCGTGCCAAAGACGCCGTTGACCAGGTGCACCGACAGCGCGCCGACCGGATCGTCGAGTTTCACCTTGTCGAAGAAGACCACCGCCAGGACCACGAGCACGCCGGCGATCAAGCCGATGATGGCGCTCGAACCCACGGTCACGAACGCGCAGGGCGCCGTCACCGCCACCAGGCCGGCGAGACAGCCGTTCAGGATCATCGAGAAATCCGGTTTCTTCAGCAGCAGCCACGCCGTGACGAGCGCGCTGAGCGAGCCGGTCGCCGCGGCCATGTTGGTCGCCACCAGGATGTGGGCGATCGCCTTGCCGTTGCCGGCCGACATCGTGGAGCCGGGATTAAACCCGAACCAGCCGAGCCAGAGGATGAGCACGCCAAGCGCCGCGGAAGTCATGTTGTGCCCGGGGATCGGATGCACCTTCCCGTCGCGGTACTTGCCCAGCCGCGGCCCCAGCACGATCACTCCCGCCAGCGCGGCCCAGCCGCCCACGGAGTGCACCACAGTCGAGCCCGCGAAATCGCGGAAGTTGCCCGCGCTCAGGAAACCGCCGCCCCAGATCCAGTGACCGGATACCGGGTACACGAACGCGACCAGCAGGAAGCTGAAGATCAGGAACGCGCCAAACTTGATGCGCTCCGCCACCGCGCCCGACACGATCGTCGCCGCCGTGCCGGCGAAAACGAGCTGGAAGAAGAACTTCGCCCAGAGCGGCACCGCCGTCCAGTTGATGGCTCCGTACACGCCCGCATATTTCTCGGTCGAGAACGGATTCATCGCCGCATAGGCCGCACCGACGGCGGGCGAGTTGTCGGCGCCGCCGACGAACCAAAGGCCGCTCGTTCCGACCCATGGCGTGCCGTCGCCGAACATCAGGCCCCAGCCCACGACCCAGTACGAGATCGTGGAGGCGGCGAACACGATGAAGTTCTTGGCCAGGATGTTCGTGCAGTTCTTCGACTGGCAGAGTCCGGACTCCACCAGCGCGAACCCCGCGTTCATCCAGAACACGAGCATCGCCGCGACGAGGACCCAGACGGTGTCCGCGGCGACCCGCAGATCACTCAGATCGGACATCTTGGGAATTGCCGGCGTCCCGGCGGCATCGGCCGCCAGCGCCAGCGTTGGACCCGCGAGCGCGGCAACCGCAAAGGCGGTCTTCCACCAGAACACGGAGTCGAACTTGGACCTTAGCTTCATTTGGGAGGTGTGTGTGTGTTGTGAACGTTGCTCTGCCCCCGGCGCGGCGCCGACCAGCTGTCCCCGGATCGCCGGACTCGTCCGGGGCGGCGCGAACCATCTGAACCGCCGCCGGTTGAGCACTGGCGATGCCAGCGGGCGTGCCATGAAAACTTCGCACGTTGCGCGGTGAATCCAGCAACGCGATGACTGGCTCATCCGCCCACCTGTCGTGATCTGCAGCCGCGGTTGGCGCACCCTCCAGGAGGGAGAGTCTGTGCTCCGCCGCACCTCGGGCCTGCCGCCCGGTGACGCGCTTTTTCCTTCTCCCGCGGGCCCTCTCCGGTCTCCCTAGTCGGCGACTTTTCTCCTCCATGCACTTCCACAAGTACCACGCCCTCGGCAACGACTATATTGTCCTCGACCCGCGCGACTTTCCCGCCTGGCAGCCGGCCCCAACCGTCGAGCAGATCCGCGTCGTCTGCCACCGCAACTTCGGCGTCGGCTCCGACGGCATCCTCTGGGGCCCGCTGCCGTCGAAGCAGAGCGAGTTCGGTCTGCGTATCTTCAATCCCGACGGCTCCGAGGCCGAGAAGTCGGGTAACGGGCTGCGCATCTTCTCTCGCTTTCTGTGGGACCAGAAGCTGGTCAAGAATCCCGCCTTCACCGTCGAGACTCCCGGCGGCCACGTGCAGTCAGTCATCAAGGAGAACGGCCACCTGATCACCGTTGCCATGGGCCGCGTCAGTTTCGATAGCGCGAAGATTCCCGTGAACCTCCCCGGCGCGGCGCGCGAAGTGATCAACGAGAAGCTCCAGGTTCTCGACCGCGAGTTCACCTATTGCGCCGCCACGATCGGCAACCCGCACTGTGTCATTCCGCTCCCCGAGGTCTCTCCCGCCCTCGCCCACCGCTACGGCCCGCACCTCGAGACCCATCCCAATTTTCCGCGTAAAACCAACGTCCAGTTCCTGCGCGTCATCGATCGGGCCAACATCCAGATCGAAATCTGGGAGCGCGGCGCCGGCTACACCCTCGCCTCCGGCAGCAGCTCCAGCGCCTCCGCCGCCGTTGCCCGCAAGCTGGGCCTCGTCGACAGCAGCGTCACCGTCCACATGCCCGGCGGCCAGATCGGCATCGAGATCGGCCCCGACTTCTCGATCATGATGACCGGCACCGTGAACAAAGTCGCCGAGGGCACAATGCACCCCGACCTCTTCCAGGTCCGGGTGTGACCAGCCACTCTTTCTCTTCCTCTTGCTCTTCCTCTTTCTCTCGAGGGATTGAGCAGTTTTCGCTCCGCGAAAACTGAAGTGAGGGCTGCTGCGGGCGCCCTCGCCCTCCGGTTTTGCCCGAGGAATCGGAGGTCAAACGCCGCGGCCCGCCGATCACCCGCGCGGACTCGGATCGAGAGAAAGAGTATGAGTACGAGAGAGAGTAAGACCGACACGTATACTCCGTGGGCGCCACTCTCACTCTCACAATCACTCCGCACGCGTCCATCGGCCCGCCCCTCCTTCCCACCGGCCTCCTGCACACCCACCGGGTCACCCTCCGCGCCCCGAACCCGGCGCCCGCCTGATGCCGCGCTTGCCGGGTCCTTGCGACGATAGGGCATGACCACCGAAGCCAAAGCGATGGCCGGCCGCGTCGCGCTTGTCACCGGCGCCGGCTCCGGCATCGGCCGCGCCACCGCTGAACTCTTCGCCCTCGCCGGCGCCCGCGTCGGCGTAGTCGAACTTCATCCCGACGACGCCGCCGCGACCGCCGAAGCGATCCACACCGCCGGCGGCGAGGCGCTCGCGC
Proteins encoded in this region:
- a CDS encoding tetratricopeptide repeat protein, with the translated sequence MTSRTSAPGTATAPWWDRSSPWLIVLIFAAALVAYSPALSAGFIWDDAGHVTRPELRTLGGLYRIWFDFGATQQYYPLLHSAFWLESHLWGDAPFGYHLLNVLLHATAACLFATVLRRLAVPGAWLAALLFTLHPVAAESVAWVAEQKNTLSLVFYLCAALAYLRFEDDRRPARYAVASLWFFAALATKTVTATLPAALLVLAWWRRGRIDVRRDVLPLLPWFALALVGGLLTAWAERTLIGAQGEGFGLGPVERVLLAGRVVWFYLLQLLWPANLVFIYPRWTVDAASAWQYLFPLAAVGLAVALLLTRRRGQLAAYLLFGGALFPALGFVNVYPFLFSYVADHFQYLASLAVHATLGVGLTLALARWRAATLGGFAVLLLALGFLTSRQSANFRDNLTLFSATLERNPDSWMVRNNLAEALAAAGRHEEAIPHLQRALQLRPDFPLAENNLGDDLRVLGRLNEAIPHLERALKLQPKFAEAHNNLAAALMVAGRAAEGLAHFQEAVRLKPGYAVAHRNLGLALATEGRTAEALPHFATAVRLDPTDAEAELNWAIALTLSDQFSAAVPHFERAAQLAPADARVPITYGRALARAGRHAEAVTRFRAALELAPTDADAWYNLALSCRQLGRAGEAAEAMANAQRYRGAR
- a CDS encoding ammonium transporter is translated as MKLLRLACLRGLLAAGLLLAVGATAFAETAPAAPAAPAPTLEQRVAGLEAYLTNGDPTAALKDATGAVPAGLTTPSVGVPGPGHNGWMMTSAALVLFMTLPGLALFYGGLVRTKNVLSVMAQCLGLAGLVAILWWAFGYSLIFGKNFNSPFLGGSEFFFLRGVDSAPNTDYSYWVSQNVFSMYQLMFAIITPALIVGAIAERMKFSALMLFMTGWLFLVYFPLAHMVWGVTGFMNGVWNAGASIKAIDFAGGTVVHMSSGWSALLLSVLVGPRLGFGKTPMPPHSLVLCMVGTGMLWVGWYGFNAGSAVAADGVAANAFATTTIATAVASFSWAVLEYLTRRKASVLGLCSGAVAGLVVVTPACGFITMSAAVPLGVLAGIVPFLACTKLKALLKYDDALDTFGVHAVGGTLGALLTGFFATAQVNGNLNTNLKDVVGHTLWLEQLKAMGLTVALALVATAILGVLIKATIGLRPGIEAEQEGLDLSDHGEEGYIYEPKS
- a CDS encoding P-II family nitrogen regulator, encoding MKLIIAIIKPFKLEEVKEALSAAGIEGMTVTEVKGFGRQKGHTEIYRGSEYTVDFLPKVKIEVAVSDEVAGKAVEAIVKAAKTGKIGDGKVFVVPVDEVIRIRTDERGETAL
- a CDS encoding acetylxylan esterase, producing MNLRAWLGIGATVAMVASAGMAGAAEAPAGTTGEPKEPGPLRRAATGHVSNYDETKVGSYTLPPLLVDRSGRPVTAAAAWSQHRRAEVRAAYEQEIFGRVPERAPRARATVLSDNVPVENGAAVRKHVVLNFGPDETGPKADVVLYLPAAAKQPVPVLLHVVFFRGLPSEVPEPPLPPAFAKSGRAFSETGPVAEILARGYGYATFRYGEVQPDNKETHARGVQALAYAPGQTRPGPGEWGTITVWSWAASRVLDELSADARVDGSRVALIGHSRLGKTALWASALDPRFALTFASCSGEMGAALSRRDFGETVDDMAVSFPWWFAEGFQKYVGHWPDMPVDAHSLIALSAPRPVFLTGGTEDLWADPKGQFLAAVAAGPVYRLLGKRDLGTTELPPLDVALTDGSLGWRYHRGGHAILPGDWQAFLDFADRHLKR
- a CDS encoding cytidylate kinase-like family protein; amino-acid sequence: MNPLPVFEKAEAYLNVHLGHTGPGGAIKAPGPFVTLSRESGAGGSAVARAIVAQLHEPDPRAPHWAVYSANLIDEMLLSAGLPPRLARFLPEDRTSEIQATIGEIIGLHPNLWSLIDKTNELIRRLARDGHAIFLGRGANFATASIPNGVHVRLVAPVAIRAERTARWLGVDPTTAAMHNSRRDAARARYVQSNFNTDVASPSEYDLVINTGTIPAETAGEIIAGFVRAHTTATMSTAPAATAGSAASATPVSLR
- the dapF gene encoding diaminopimelate epimerase, producing MHFHKYHALGNDYIVLDPRDFPAWQPAPTVEQIRVVCHRNFGVGSDGILWGPLPSKQSEFGLRIFNPDGSEAEKSGNGLRIFSRFLWDQKLVKNPAFTVETPGGHVQSVIKENGHLITVAMGRVSFDSAKIPVNLPGAAREVINEKLQVLDREFTYCAATIGNPHCVIPLPEVSPALAHRYGPHLETHPNFPRKTNVQFLRVIDRANIQIEIWERGAGYTLASGSSSSASAAVARKLGLVDSSVTVHMPGGQIGIEIGPDFSIMMTGTVNKVAEGTMHPDLFQVRV
- the amt gene encoding ammonium transporter, with amino-acid sequence MKLRSKFDSVFWWKTAFAVAALAGPTLALAADAAGTPAIPKMSDLSDLRVAADTVWVLVAAMLVFWMNAGFALVESGLCQSKNCTNILAKNFIVFAASTISYWVVGWGLMFGDGTPWVGTSGLWFVGGADNSPAVGAAYAAMNPFSTEKYAGVYGAINWTAVPLWAKFFFQLVFAGTAATIVSGAVAERIKFGAFLIFSFLLVAFVYPVSGHWIWGGGFLSAGNFRDFAGSTVVHSVGGWAALAGVIVLGPRLGKYRDGKVHPIPGHNMTSAALGVLILWLGWFGFNPGSTMSAGNGKAIAHILVATNMAAATGSLSALVTAWLLLKKPDFSMILNGCLAGLVAVTAPCAFVTVGSSAIIGLIAGVLVVLAVVFFDKVKLDDPVGALSVHLVNGVFGTLALGLFYNYDIASTIAALPPVGADGQVIPAEKWGVLAQTLVQLKGIAVVGVFVFIVSLVLWFLLKATMGIRVSAEEEREGLDIGEHGNEAYPDFSPAHK
- a CDS encoding P-II family nitrogen regulator, which gives rise to MKFVIAIIKPFKLEEVKSALADVGVEGMTVTEVKGFGRQKGHTEIYRGSEYTVDFLPKVKIEVAVPDELAARAIEAIVGSAKTGRIGDGKVFVVPLEEVIRIRTDERGESAL
- a CDS encoding tetratricopeptide repeat protein, which produces MSSIFSRENIFRWLLGIACFAAVIFFFSPSWGAFTLWSRVPEMGGMLEVRRGVSVLAQAAHPGAEIADPLHRAIQWRLLFPVVGYALNLSPTLLFGLAHVGCVAVLGFLVSLLRRHGYTWTDAALATLALGAGSWFFVSTGWLGYYDSWLALGLLLVAFGRHPWTVWAACLWAPWVDERFVMAAPLAILCRWVHAALAPTVTTSPAFSWRRELAIPAALLAGFLVVRFGLLAGASSSGATVSGYFAGKNYLDAPFSRILLGVWDGLRAGWLFVIAAVLLLRRSPTHAALLGAGAIVYVGIGLATAQDYSRSMTMLLPLAALGLIVLFQENPPWRGPALGVAAAAALLLPAHHVMNDAVNPIYYLYHELAVLKTPPAAAMPELRELHAIHAMEQGDYAQAEQDLTLAIKLAANPASAARQRAMLYARGGRWPEARQDLVLALEHEPDRPDTWLLRCQVDLAMHDLTSARASFERARAIAPASWTQRPDVARVANLLAQQSGRP